Proteins from a genomic interval of Lolium perenne isolate Kyuss_39 chromosome 1, Kyuss_2.0, whole genome shotgun sequence:
- the LOC127309285 gene encoding transcription factor UNE10 isoform X2: MNNQCVPSWDLEETVGAGITPVSAGPALRMASHAAPVAVPMPDQYDEVAELTWEKGNIFWQGLLSRSAPKYPAARPTAPSQIHAISSGGDHHETLEAVVGEAATRLSSNPHLAQPRAPAAAPWLGVGTPADGLVPCAARSDDAAEAEARRKRARLVGEDGRMCASQGSAAPGRRESTLLTKLDPCGTGADDVCGFTTTTNNSTSLLDHGSPEETENTSFGGGASDSRCFSRRSQGDGLCDEAENVVIKGEAPMRSSICTKRSRAAAIHNESERKRRDRINQKMQTLQKLVPNSSKTDKASMLDEVIDHLKQLQAQVQMMSRMSSMMMPMAMPQLQMSVMANMAQMAQMAQMGLGMMNMAGPLAQPAYAGLAPAMMHQPTPFVPMQAWNAAAAADRQKQPAAAVPDAYSAFLACQVAQQNAQQQQAQPNGMEAYNKMMAMYQKLSQQQSQSGISKE, translated from the exons ATGAATAACCAGTGCGTGCCGAGCTGGGACCTGGAAGAGACGGTCGGTGCCGGGATCACCCCGGTGTCCGCCGGGCCAGCGCTGCGCATGGCTTCTCACGCGGCGCCGGTCGCCGTCCCCATGCCGGACCAGTACGACGAGGTGGCGGAGCTGACGTGGGAGAAGGGCAACATCTTTTGGCAGGGGCTGCTCAGCCGTTCCGCGCCCAAGTATCCGGCCGCGCGGCCGACGGCTCCGTCGCAGATTCACGCCATCAGCAGTGGGGGAGATCACCACGAGACGCTGGAGGCCGTGGTGGGCGAGGCGGCCACGCGGCTTTCCTCAAACCCGCACCTCGCGCAGCCGCGGGCGCCTGCAGCCGCGCCTTGGCTCGGCGTGGGCACGCCGGCCGACGGGCTCGTGCCGTGCGCCGCGAGGAGCGACGACGCGGCCGAGGCTGAGGCACGGAGGAAGCGGGCGCGACTGGTCGGCGAGGACGGGCGGATGTGCGCCAGCCAGGGGAGCGCCGCGCCTGGCCGACGCGAGAGCACGCTCCTCACGAAGCTGGATCCCTGCGGCACCGGCGCAGACGACGTGTGCGGGTTCACGACCACCACCAACAACTCCACCTCACTACTGGACCACGGCTCCCCGGAGGAGACGGAGAACACCAGCTTCGGAGGAGGCGCCAGCGATTCCCGCTGCTTCAGCCGTCGGTCGCAG GGAGACGGGCTGTGCGACGAGGCAGAGAACGTCGTAATCAAAGGGGAAGCTCCCATGAGGTCATCCATCTGTACTAAGAGGAGCCGGGCCGCTGCCATCCATAACGAGTCTGAGCGT AAACGAAGGGACAGGATCAACCAGAAGATGCAAACCTTGCAAAAGCTCGTCCCCAACTCAAGCAAG ACGGACAAGGCGTCGATGCTGGACGAGGTGATCGACCACCTGAAGCAGCTGCAGGCGCAGGTGCAGATGATGAGCCGGATGAGCAGCATGATGATGCCCATGGCCATGCCGCAGCTGCAGATGTCCGTGATGGCCAACATGGCACAGATGGCCCAGATGGCGCAGATGGGCCTCGGCATGATGAACATGGCCGGGCCCCTGGCCCAGCCCGCCTACGCCGGGCTCGCCCCGGCCATGATGCACCAGCCCACCCCATTCGTCCCCATGCAGGCCtggaacgccgccgccgccgccgaccggcAGAAGcagcccgccgccgccgtgccggaCGCCTACTCCGCCTTCCTCGCCTGCCAAGTGGCGCAGCAGAATGCACAG cagcagcaagcccaACCGAACGGCATGGAGGCGTACAACAAGATGATGGCCATGTACCAGAAGCTAAGCCAGCAGCAGAGCCAGTCAGGCATCTCCAAAGAGTGA
- the LOC127309285 gene encoding transcription factor UNE10 isoform X3, producing MNNQCVPSWDLEETVGAGITPVSAGPALRMASHAAPVAVPMPDQYDEVAELTWEKGNIFWQGLLSRSAPKYPAARPTAPSQIHAISSGGDHHETLEAVVGEAATRLSSNPHLAQPRAPAAAPWLGVGTPADGLVPCAARSDDAAEAEARRKRARLVGEDGRMCASQGSAAPGRRESTLLTKLDPCGTGADDVCGFTTTTNNSTSLLDHGSPEETENTSFGGGASDSRCFSRRSQGDGLCDEAENVVIKGEAPMRSSICTKRSRAAAIHNESERKRRDRINQKMQTLQKLVPNSSKTDKASMLDEVIDHLKQLQAQVQMMSRMSSMMMPMAMPQLQMSVMANMAQMAQMAQMGLGMMNMAGPLAQPAYAGLAPAMMHQPTPFVPMQAWNAAAAADRQKQPAAAVPDAYSAFLACQVAQQNAQQQAQPNGMEAYNKMMAMYQKLSQQQSQSGISKE from the exons ATGAATAACCAGTGCGTGCCGAGCTGGGACCTGGAAGAGACGGTCGGTGCCGGGATCACCCCGGTGTCCGCCGGGCCAGCGCTGCGCATGGCTTCTCACGCGGCGCCGGTCGCCGTCCCCATGCCGGACCAGTACGACGAGGTGGCGGAGCTGACGTGGGAGAAGGGCAACATCTTTTGGCAGGGGCTGCTCAGCCGTTCCGCGCCCAAGTATCCGGCCGCGCGGCCGACGGCTCCGTCGCAGATTCACGCCATCAGCAGTGGGGGAGATCACCACGAGACGCTGGAGGCCGTGGTGGGCGAGGCGGCCACGCGGCTTTCCTCAAACCCGCACCTCGCGCAGCCGCGGGCGCCTGCAGCCGCGCCTTGGCTCGGCGTGGGCACGCCGGCCGACGGGCTCGTGCCGTGCGCCGCGAGGAGCGACGACGCGGCCGAGGCTGAGGCACGGAGGAAGCGGGCGCGACTGGTCGGCGAGGACGGGCGGATGTGCGCCAGCCAGGGGAGCGCCGCGCCTGGCCGACGCGAGAGCACGCTCCTCACGAAGCTGGATCCCTGCGGCACCGGCGCAGACGACGTGTGCGGGTTCACGACCACCACCAACAACTCCACCTCACTACTGGACCACGGCTCCCCGGAGGAGACGGAGAACACCAGCTTCGGAGGAGGCGCCAGCGATTCCCGCTGCTTCAGCCGTCGGTCGCAG GGAGACGGGCTGTGCGACGAGGCAGAGAACGTCGTAATCAAAGGGGAAGCTCCCATGAGGTCATCCATCTGTACTAAGAGGAGCCGGGCCGCTGCCATCCATAACGAGTCTGAGCGT AAACGAAGGGACAGGATCAACCAGAAGATGCAAACCTTGCAAAAGCTCGTCCCCAACTCAAGCAAG ACGGACAAGGCGTCGATGCTGGACGAGGTGATCGACCACCTGAAGCAGCTGCAGGCGCAGGTGCAGATGATGAGCCGGATGAGCAGCATGATGATGCCCATGGCCATGCCGCAGCTGCAGATGTCCGTGATGGCCAACATGGCACAGATGGCCCAGATGGCGCAGATGGGCCTCGGCATGATGAACATGGCCGGGCCCCTGGCCCAGCCCGCCTACGCCGGGCTCGCCCCGGCCATGATGCACCAGCCCACCCCATTCGTCCCCATGCAGGCCtggaacgccgccgccgccgccgaccggcAGAAGcagcccgccgccgccgtgccggaCGCCTACTCCGCCTTCCTCGCCTGCCAAGTGGCGCAGCAGAATGCACAG cagcaagcccaACCGAACGGCATGGAGGCGTACAACAAGATGATGGCCATGTACCAGAAGCTAAGCCAGCAGCAGAGCCAGTCAGGCATCTCCAAAGAGTGA
- the LOC127309285 gene encoding transcription factor UNE10 isoform X1, with amino-acid sequence MNNQCVPSWDLEETVGAGITPVSAGPALRMASHAAPVAVPMPDQYDEVAELTWEKGNIFWQGLLSRSAPKYPAARPTAPSQIHAISSGGDHHETLEAVVGEAATRLSSNPHLAQPRAPAAAPWLGVGTPADGLVPCAARSDDAAEAEARRKRARLVGEDGRMCASQGSAAPGRRESTLLTKLDPCGTGADDVCGFTTTTNNSTSLLDHGSPEETENTSFGGGASDSRCFSRRSQGDGLCDEAENVVIKGEAPMRSSICTKRSRAAAIHNESERKRRDRINQKMQTLQKLVPNSSKTDKASMLDEVIDHLKQLQAQVQMMSRMSSMMMPMAMPQLQMSVMANMAQMAQMAQMGLGMMNMAGPLAQPAYAGLAPAMMHQPTPFVPMQAWNAAAAADRQKQPAAAVPDAYSAFLACQVAQQNAQQQQQAQPNGMEAYNKMMAMYQKLSQQQSQSGISKE; translated from the exons ATGAATAACCAGTGCGTGCCGAGCTGGGACCTGGAAGAGACGGTCGGTGCCGGGATCACCCCGGTGTCCGCCGGGCCAGCGCTGCGCATGGCTTCTCACGCGGCGCCGGTCGCCGTCCCCATGCCGGACCAGTACGACGAGGTGGCGGAGCTGACGTGGGAGAAGGGCAACATCTTTTGGCAGGGGCTGCTCAGCCGTTCCGCGCCCAAGTATCCGGCCGCGCGGCCGACGGCTCCGTCGCAGATTCACGCCATCAGCAGTGGGGGAGATCACCACGAGACGCTGGAGGCCGTGGTGGGCGAGGCGGCCACGCGGCTTTCCTCAAACCCGCACCTCGCGCAGCCGCGGGCGCCTGCAGCCGCGCCTTGGCTCGGCGTGGGCACGCCGGCCGACGGGCTCGTGCCGTGCGCCGCGAGGAGCGACGACGCGGCCGAGGCTGAGGCACGGAGGAAGCGGGCGCGACTGGTCGGCGAGGACGGGCGGATGTGCGCCAGCCAGGGGAGCGCCGCGCCTGGCCGACGCGAGAGCACGCTCCTCACGAAGCTGGATCCCTGCGGCACCGGCGCAGACGACGTGTGCGGGTTCACGACCACCACCAACAACTCCACCTCACTACTGGACCACGGCTCCCCGGAGGAGACGGAGAACACCAGCTTCGGAGGAGGCGCCAGCGATTCCCGCTGCTTCAGCCGTCGGTCGCAG GGAGACGGGCTGTGCGACGAGGCAGAGAACGTCGTAATCAAAGGGGAAGCTCCCATGAGGTCATCCATCTGTACTAAGAGGAGCCGGGCCGCTGCCATCCATAACGAGTCTGAGCGT AAACGAAGGGACAGGATCAACCAGAAGATGCAAACCTTGCAAAAGCTCGTCCCCAACTCAAGCAAG ACGGACAAGGCGTCGATGCTGGACGAGGTGATCGACCACCTGAAGCAGCTGCAGGCGCAGGTGCAGATGATGAGCCGGATGAGCAGCATGATGATGCCCATGGCCATGCCGCAGCTGCAGATGTCCGTGATGGCCAACATGGCACAGATGGCCCAGATGGCGCAGATGGGCCTCGGCATGATGAACATGGCCGGGCCCCTGGCCCAGCCCGCCTACGCCGGGCTCGCCCCGGCCATGATGCACCAGCCCACCCCATTCGTCCCCATGCAGGCCtggaacgccgccgccgccgccgaccggcAGAAGcagcccgccgccgccgtgccggaCGCCTACTCCGCCTTCCTCGCCTGCCAAGTGGCGCAGCAGAATGCACAG cagcagcagcaagcccaACCGAACGGCATGGAGGCGTACAACAAGATGATGGCCATGTACCAGAAGCTAAGCCAGCAGCAGAGCCAGTCAGGCATCTCCAAAGAGTGA